From the genome of Hymenobacter gelipurpurascens:
CCGATATCAAGGAATACCTGACCCAACATTCCGCTGAAATACCGAATGGCCGACTGCAGTTCACTTATGTGAGAGTGCCCAATTGGGTGGAATTTCTGTACCGGTGGCAGTTTGGGGTGTACCTGCACTACCTGGTGTGGCAGTTTCTAGCTTGGCGAGTGGCGCGCCGCCTTGATGCGCAGGTAAACTTCGACTGGGTACACCACGCTACTTTTGGCAGCCTGCAGATGGGCTCCTGGATGTGGCGACTAGGCAAACCCCTGATTTTTGGGCCTGTAGGGGGCGGCCAGCGTGCGCCCAAAGCCTTCAAGCAATACCTGCCCAACTGGTTTAAGGCCGAAACTATGCGCAATGCGGTGGGCTGGCTTCTCATGCACCTCGACCCCAACGTGCGCCAGACGTTGCGCCACGCCTCCGTGGTATTAGCCACCAACTCCGAAACGGCCAACCTGGCCCAACGCATGGGTGCCCGCCGTGTGGAGCTTTTCTTGGATTCGGGCTTGCCCGAGGATTTTTTTCTTCAGGATTATCATGTGCGGCAGCCACAGCCAACTCTGCGCCTGTTGTGGGTTGGCCGGTTTTTCCCGCGCAAAGCGCTGCAACTGGTGCTGGAGGCGCTAGGCCAGGTAAACAAGCAAGTTCCGTTTCATCTGACCATTATCGGCTTTGGCGAGCAGGAGGTGCTGTTGCCGGGCTGGCTCACGGAGTATGGCCTAGAGCAGCACGTAACGTGGCGTGGGCAGCAACCGTGGCCGCAGGTGCGCGAAGCTCTGCTTGAGCACGATGCCTTTATGTTCGGAAGCCTACGCGACTCCTTTGCCTCACAGTTTCTGGAAGCTATGGCGAGTGGCCTACCCATCATCACCCTCGACCACCAAGGAGCCCACGACTTCATTCCGGATTCTGCCGGGCTGAAAGTACCGGTTACCACGCCGGCCGCCACCGCAGCAGCCCTGGCCCGTGCCGTCGAGTATTTCTACCATCACCCCACGGAGCGCGAGGCCATGGGTCGGGCTGGCTATGCCTTTGCACGTACCCAAACCTGGGGGGCCAAAGCCAAACGCCTGCAGACCCTGGCGCTTGGTTTAGTGCGCCCTAGGCCAGTACCGAGTGTGGCCGCTCCCGCTTCCAGCACAATGGAAGCCGATCTGCCCCTGGAGGCGATACCCCGATAAGTTATTTTCCATCTAGGCCAGTATTACCATCAGCTAGCCGCTCCGCCCAGTGCCGAACTAGGGAGGGTGGCCTAGCAACACTCAGCTTTTTCTATCTATGCTGTATCTCGTCATTCCTGTTTTCAATCGGTGGGCTTTTACGCGGGAGTGCCTGCTTTCCCTGCGCCGTCAGACGGTGCAGGGCTTTCGGGTGGTGGTAGTAGATGATGGCTCCACCGATGGTACGGGCGCTAAGCTTCGCGAAGAGTTTCCGGATGTCATCATCGTGGAAGGCGACGGCAACCTGTTCTGGACAGCCGGAGTGAATGCCGGCATTCGGCGTGCCATGGAGCTGGGCGCCACACGCGTCATGACCCTCAACAATGACGTGATAGCCGCCCCCGACTTTGTAGCGCAGATGCTGATATGGGCCGAGCGCTTACCAGATGCCGTGCTGGGTGCCCTGGAGCTGGATGTTGCCACTAGCACACCCATATACGGTGGCGAAACGCTGGACTGGCGCACCAATACCCGCCGCGACCTGCTGGAAACCCTGCCAACGGAAAAGCGGCATGGCCTACACCCCGTTACGTACTTACCAGGCCGTGGGCTCCTGATTCCGCGCCGCGTGCTCGATACCATTGGGCTGTTTGATGAAAAGCGCCTCCCCCACTACCTCGCCGATTATGACTATACCAGCGTAGCACGTCGGCACGGTTTCCCGGTGTACTGCAACTACGACGCTCACCTCAGCACCTACCCCGATGAAAGCGGGCAGGAAATAACCCGCCGACACCGCAGCCTCAAAGGATACTACCAGCACCTTTTTGGCATCCGGGGCGGAGGCAATCTGCGCAATTTCACGCATTTCAGCCTTAAAAACTGTCCTAAGCCCTACTTGCCCTATTTCCTGCTCAATGGCTACGCCCGCCGTCTGGTAGGGTATTTTCTGCACTGAGACCATTGAGAGCTCTCTCTGCCGTGGCCTGATTTCCTGTACCCTATGAAAACCCATCTTCGTGCTTTGCCCATTGGGCTGGGCTTTTTACTGATAGCCGGCATCCTTTCCGGTATCTGGTACAAAATTTTGGATGAACGGGCCATTCTTGTCATCACGAAAGGCGGGACGTACACGGGTAACTTCCGTTCGACAGAATCGGGCAAGCCCGTGGTACTCATTGAAACCACGCAGCTCGTCATTCTGGAAAACTGCACGCTAACGGGCGCAGGCGACATCATTCAGGCGGCAAATGGGCAAGCCGACCTGATTGTGCGCAATTGCACGGCCTACGGTCTGACGCCTTCAGAGGATAAAAAGGACCGAGGGACCTTTCTGCGCGTTGCTGAAGCACGCAGGCTTACTGTCGAACACAACTATATCGAGCATCTTAATGGGCTTATAGTGTACCGTTGGGGCGGAGACGGGTCGGCGCAGCAGACGATGAC
Proteins encoded in this window:
- a CDS encoding glycosyltransferase family 2 protein, which codes for MLYLVIPVFNRWAFTRECLLSLRRQTVQGFRVVVVDDGSTDGTGAKLREEFPDVIIVEGDGNLFWTAGVNAGIRRAMELGATRVMTLNNDVIAAPDFVAQMLIWAERLPDAVLGALELDVATSTPIYGGETLDWRTNTRRDLLETLPTEKRHGLHPVTYLPGRGLLIPRRVLDTIGLFDEKRLPHYLADYDYTSVARRHGFPVYCNYDAHLSTYPDESGQEITRRHRSLKGYYQHLFGIRGGGNLRNFTHFSLKNCPKPYLPYFLLNGYARRLVGYFLH
- a CDS encoding glycosyltransferase family 4 protein, with amino-acid sequence MNVLLSAYACNPSYGGEDGFGFHWTWQTAQQGHRVWCLTNPAGEADIKEYLTQHSAEIPNGRLQFTYVRVPNWVEFLYRWQFGVYLHYLVWQFLAWRVARRLDAQVNFDWVHHATFGSLQMGSWMWRLGKPLIFGPVGGGQRAPKAFKQYLPNWFKAETMRNAVGWLLMHLDPNVRQTLRHASVVLATNSETANLAQRMGARRVELFLDSGLPEDFFLQDYHVRQPQPTLRLLWVGRFFPRKALQLVLEALGQVNKQVPFHLTIIGFGEQEVLLPGWLTEYGLEQHVTWRGQQPWPQVREALLEHDAFMFGSLRDSFASQFLEAMASGLPIITLDHQGAHDFIPDSAGLKVPVTTPAATAAALARAVEYFYHHPTEREAMGRAGYAFARTQTWGAKAKRLQTLALGLVRPRPVPSVAAPASSTMEADLPLEAIPR